The Winogradskyella schleiferi genome has a window encoding:
- a CDS encoding type III restriction-modification system endonuclease, producing MKLQFKEQQFQVNAVKAVVDCFEGQALKTNTFTLEKSKELLRKAKQASSTEMTLQLESELDEAIGYRNSTIQITESQMLKNINAVQQRNELLESEQIERPKKVKLGYNLTIEMETGTGKTYTYIRTMYELHAKYGWSKFIVIVPSIAIREGVYKSFEVTQEHFQEKFGHKIKPFIYNSSRPQDIETFASDNRISVMIINTQAFNARGKDARRIYQELDDFGTRKPIEIIAQTNPILIIDEPQSVDGVRTLESMQDFNPLFTLRYSATHKVEYNKVYRLDALDAYQKKLVKKIQVKGINLKGSTGTTGYIYVEQISLSNSKPPVALVEYEQRSGTAVKRVRKKLEKGANLYELSGDMPQYKNCVIQEVDGYFNKIVVNGEDIYAGDAVGDLDEKDFRRIQIRETIYSHLQKEKALFGSGIKVLSLFFIDSVDKYRVYDDEGEQLLGEYAQIFEEEYNNARSEFLDLFNQEYNDYLKDTNPSAVHKGYMPGTFGAYLKRDNAEDVHDGYFSIDKKKKFVDPTVKRGKEDSDDISAYDLIMKDKERLLSFEEPTRFLFSHSALKEGWDNPNVFQICALKHSDATIRRRQEVGRGMRLCVNKNGIRQDFDTVGEQVHDINKLTVIASESYEAFAKGLQSEIAATLKGRPQKAEVEYFLGKVVKNEKGDEHRIDDLEAKQLNKFLYKNDILDDDDKITKEGRELIEQGKVPLPEALESFRESVTQLLKAVYTGEALMPENDRETIVVRTNKNFKKKEFQELWNKINLKTIYEVQFNSEKLITDSTIKINADLHIADRIYQVKTGELEDGSMADMKEGTLFKEINSENNRIKTNIYTDTVYDIVGEIVNATNLTRKTVVAILKSIKQEKFVLVRKNPEEFIAKCGKLINEVKASMIINNIVYHKTEERHDSKTVFTNDKYSMRQSDPLTKHIYDYLTTDSGVETRFAAALENSTEVTVYAKLPKSFYITTPVANYSPDWAIVFDKEKVREIYFVAETKGSDSDQDLREIERLKIHCAKVHFNEISDKEVTFDRVSSYDKLLEIIELR from the coding sequence ATGAAATTACAATTTAAAGAACAACAGTTTCAGGTAAACGCTGTAAAAGCAGTGGTAGATTGTTTTGAAGGTCAAGCTCTCAAGACAAATACATTTACATTAGAAAAAAGTAAGGAGCTCCTGCGCAAGGCAAAACAAGCCAGTAGTACAGAAATGACACTGCAGTTAGAGTCAGAACTGGATGAAGCCATAGGCTATCGTAACAGCACTATACAAATTACAGAATCGCAGATGCTTAAAAACATTAATGCGGTACAGCAACGTAATGAGTTGCTAGAAAGTGAGCAGATAGAACGACCTAAAAAAGTAAAATTAGGGTACAATCTTACTATAGAGATGGAGACAGGTACTGGGAAAACTTACACCTACATACGCACAATGTATGAGCTTCACGCAAAATATGGCTGGAGTAAGTTTATAGTCATAGTACCTAGTATTGCCATACGAGAAGGCGTTTACAAATCTTTTGAGGTTACTCAAGAACACTTTCAAGAGAAGTTCGGCCATAAAATAAAGCCATTCATTTACAACTCTAGTCGTCCCCAAGATATAGAAACCTTTGCGTCAGATAATCGCATAAGCGTTATGATTATTAATACCCAAGCATTTAATGCGCGTGGTAAAGATGCAAGACGTATTTATCAAGAGCTGGATGATTTCGGAACCAGAAAGCCTATCGAGATTATAGCGCAAACTAATCCTATACTCATCATAGACGAGCCACAATCTGTAGATGGTGTGCGCACGTTAGAGAGTATGCAGGATTTTAATCCGCTGTTTACCTTGAGGTATTCTGCGACTCATAAGGTGGAGTATAATAAAGTATATCGCTTAGATGCGCTAGATGCATACCAGAAAAAACTGGTAAAGAAAATTCAGGTAAAAGGAATCAACTTAAAAGGCTCTACAGGAACTACTGGATATATCTATGTAGAACAAATCTCATTGAGTAATTCTAAACCGCCTGTAGCACTCGTAGAATATGAACAACGCAGTGGTACAGCAGTAAAAAGAGTGCGTAAAAAATTAGAAAAAGGGGCCAACTTATATGAGCTCTCTGGAGATATGCCACAGTATAAAAACTGTGTCATTCAAGAAGTAGACGGTTATTTTAATAAGATTGTAGTAAATGGAGAAGATATTTATGCTGGAGACGCTGTAGGCGATCTGGACGAAAAAGATTTTAGACGTATTCAAATAAGAGAAACCATTTACTCGCACTTACAAAAGGAGAAAGCCCTTTTTGGGAGTGGCATAAAAGTATTGTCACTGTTCTTTATAGATTCTGTAGACAAATACCGTGTCTATGATGATGAAGGCGAGCAGCTTTTAGGAGAATATGCTCAAATCTTTGAAGAAGAATATAATAATGCGCGTAGTGAGTTTTTAGATCTTTTTAATCAGGAATACAACGATTATTTAAAAGACACCAATCCTAGTGCAGTTCATAAAGGTTATATGCCAGGAACCTTTGGTGCTTATCTTAAACGAGATAATGCTGAGGATGTACACGATGGCTATTTCTCTATTGATAAAAAGAAAAAGTTTGTAGATCCTACGGTAAAACGTGGCAAGGAAGACTCAGATGATATTTCGGCATACGATCTTATAATGAAAGACAAAGAGCGCCTGCTTAGTTTTGAAGAACCTACACGTTTTTTATTCTCGCATTCTGCTTTAAAGGAAGGATGGGATAACCCTAATGTATTTCAAATTTGTGCATTAAAACATAGTGATGCCACAATAAGACGTCGTCAAGAAGTAGGACGTGGTATGCGTTTATGCGTTAATAAAAATGGAATACGTCAAGATTTTGATACCGTGGGCGAGCAAGTACACGATATCAATAAATTAACCGTAATCGCATCAGAGAGTTATGAAGCTTTCGCGAAAGGGTTACAATCAGAAATTGCAGCAACTTTAAAAGGAAGACCACAAAAAGCCGAAGTGGAATACTTCCTAGGTAAAGTGGTGAAAAATGAAAAAGGAGATGAACATAGAATAGATGATTTAGAAGCAAAACAACTCAATAAATTTCTTTACAAGAATGACATTCTTGATGACGACGATAAAATCACTAAGGAAGGACGAGAACTTATAGAACAAGGTAAAGTCCCATTGCCTGAAGCGTTAGAAAGCTTTCGCGAAAGCGTAACACAATTATTAAAAGCAGTCTATACAGGCGAGGCTTTAATGCCCGAAAACGACAGAGAAACTATTGTGGTGCGAACCAATAAGAACTTTAAGAAAAAAGAATTCCAGGAACTGTGGAACAAAATTAATCTCAAAACTATTTACGAGGTTCAATTTAATAGTGAGAAGCTCATTACAGATAGCACTATTAAAATTAATGCAGACTTACATATCGCAGACCGCATTTACCAAGTTAAGACAGGAGAACTAGAAGACGGCTCTATGGCCGATATGAAAGAAGGAACTTTGTTTAAGGAAATTAATAGCGAGAATAATCGAATTAAAACAAATATTTATACGGACACAGTTTATGACATTGTGGGTGAAATAGTAAACGCTACAAATCTTACTAGAAAAACAGTTGTAGCCATTCTAAAATCTATAAAACAAGAAAAATTTGTGCTGGTTAGAAAGAATCCAGAAGAGTTTATCGCAAAATGTGGGAAGCTCATAAATGAGGTGAAAGCAAGTATGATTATCAATAATATCGTCTATCATAAAACCGAAGAGCGCCACGATTCTAAAACAGTATTTACTAACGATAAGTACAGTATGCGTCAGTCAGATCCACTTACTAAGCATATCTACGATTATCTAACTACAGATTCTGGTGTAGAAACACGATTTGCAGCTGCGCTAGAAAATAGCACTGAAGTTACTGTGTATGCAAAATTACCCAAGAGCTTTTACATCACAACGCCAGTAGCAAACTACAGTCCAGACTGGGCTATCGTTTTTGATAAGGAAAAAGTACGTGAGATATATTTTGTTGCAGAAACAAAAGGATCAGATTCAGACCAAGATTTAAGGGAGATTGAACGCTTAAAAATTCATTGTGCGAAGGTACATTTTAATGAAATAAGTGACAAAGAAGTGACTTTTGATAGAGTGAGTAGCTATGATAAATTGTTAGAAATTATAGAATTAAGGTAG